In the Dryobates pubescens isolate bDryPub1 chromosome 21, bDryPub1.pri, whole genome shotgun sequence genome, one interval contains:
- the LOC104299216 gene encoding tigger transposable element-derived protein 3-like isoform X1 → MKEDIERPVALGEAPGSCPVPAAGHGLAVSEATGTVVWTPAQLVAGQQRGDGETTPAARARHRGGCQGWPGLSRSATVAASPAGPPLVSVTGYTVTKPDILAEVERGEEVAAAGLYVEHRSPGPLAAPTGLSQGDWLGKEVKSEEGVSPPPGSPPSCHTGPGDILVPLGEPGCSYCGVVEPEPNLGAGNSGFTTECGHGVGHKPDLVRHRLAQGGDGSYDCGRCGRGFCEPVGLGATGSHMCRSSPCAGRSVGTAEGGTAAPRKERKELSLTEKVRVLEMLEGPKVSQSELAKRFGVSQPQICRIIKNKERILSEWHRNGDPERKRKREGKDVALEAALLRWVQGARAADLPISGSVLQLKAKHLAEALGRPSLEPSGSWLARFETHHSFAFKKPPSERGDAEQPTAEQWAGTVLPGLLRSYAPSEIYACGQTGVLLLASSPSRAESASDRLMLLLCANASGSEKVPLWVVGESPRPRCLRGINLEQMPWSYRGSSMADVTAPLFSEWLRDFNEGMRRQGRSVLLLLTKHEAHPYLQLSNVRMVFVPPATALAQPMDRGIMSDFKGHYRRRLLRWQLAERGTGQPTLLDVLHMLAQAWGDVRPALIASCFRAAGFSLNAGPEAPAPSPLSAEHRGPMDRELERNGEPGEGAEGEVEGEDTGELAVQPCPSEREVWGSLATLRRYLEFRATSPDVFQTFYELEDVLHVVSASAAQALSADSAAKE, encoded by the exons ATGAAGGAGGACATCGAGCGTCCCGTCGCCCTGGGTGAGGCACCCGGGTCCTGCCCGGTCCCAGCTGCCGGCCACGGCCTAGCCGTGAGTGAGGCCACGGGCACGGTGGTGTGGACACCAGCACAGCTGGTGGCGGGGCAGCAGCGGGGTGACGGTGAGACCACACCGGCTGCCCGTGCTCGCCACCGcgggggctgccaaggctggcctGGCCTGTCGCGATCAGCGACTGTGGCGGCATCACCGGCTGGCCCTCCTCTTGTCTCCGTGACAGGTTACACAGTCACCAAACCCGACATCCTGGCCGAGGTGGAGCgaggggaggaggtggcagcGGCGGGGCTCTACGTGGAGCACCGGAGCCCCGGGCCACTTGCAGCACCCACCGGCCTTTCCCAGG GGGactggctggggaaggaggtgaaGAGCGAGGAGGGGGTGTCCCCACCGCCTGGCTCCCCCCCGTCCTGCCACACTGGCCCTGGCGACATCCTCGTCCCGCTGGGGGAACCGGGCTGCAGCTACTGTGGTGTCGTCGAGCCGGAGCCAAATCTCGGGGCCGGTAACAGTGGCTTCACCACCGAGTGCGGCCACGGGGTCGGGCATAAGCCGGACCTGGTGCGGCACCGTTTGGCACAGGGCGGGGATGGCAGCTACGACTGTGGCCGGTGTGGGAGAGGCTTCTGCGAgccggtggggctgggggccacgGGCAGCCACATGTGCCGCTCATCCCCGTGTGCCGGCCGCTCCGTGGGCACGGCCGAGGGGGGTACGGCAGCGCCgcggaaggagaggaaggagctgtCCCTGACGGAGAAGGTGCGggtgctggagatgctggagggcCCCAAAGTGTCGCAGAGCGAGCTGGCCAAGCGCTTCGGGGTGTCGCAGCCCCAGATCTGCCGCATCATCAAGAACAAGGAGCGGATCCTGAGCGAGTGGCACCGCAACGGGGACCCAGAGCGCAAACGCAAGCGGGAGGGGAAGGACGTGGCcctggaggctgccctgctgcgcTGGGTGCAGGGTGCCCGTGCCGCCGACCTGCCCATCAGCGGCTCGGTTCTCCAGCTCAAGGCCAAACACCTTGCTGAGGCGCTGGGCcgtcccagcctggagcccagcggCAGCTGGCTGGCTCGCTTCGAGACGCACCACAGCTTCGCCTTCAAGAAGCCGCCTTCGGAGAGGGGGGACGCGGAGCAGCCCACGGCCGAGCAGTGGGCTGGCACGGTGCTGCCCGGCCTCCTCCGCAGCTATGCCCCCTCTGAGATCTACGCCTGCGGGCAGACGGGcgtcctgctcctggccagctcccccagcagggctgagagcgCCAGCGACCGGCTGATGCTTCTGCTGTGCGCCAACGCCAGCGGCTCAGAGAAGGTCCCGCTGTGGGTGGTGGGGGAGagcccccggccccgctgcctgcGTGGAATCAACCTGGAGCAGATGCCCTGGAGCTACCGCGGCAGCAGCATGGCCGATGTGACCGCCCCGCTCTTCTCTGAGTGGCTTCGGGACTTCAACGAGGGGATGCGGCGCCAGGGGAGGAgcgtgctgctgctcctcaccaagcACGAGGCACACCCCTACCTCCAGCTCTCCAACGTCAGGATGGTCTTTGTCCCGCCAGCCACCGCCCTGGCCCAGCCCATGGACCGTGGCATCATGAGCGACTTCAAGGGCCACTACCGGCGCCGGCTGCTGaggtggcagctggcagagcgCGGCACCGGGCAGCCGACCCTCCTGGATGTCCTGCACATGCTGGCACAAGCCTGGGGTGACGTGCGCCCGGCGCTCATCGCCAGCTGCTTCCGTGCCGCTGGCTTCAGCCTCAACGCCGGCCCCGAGGCCCCGGCACCCAGCCCGCTCAGCGCGGAGCACCGCGGGCCGATGGACCGGGAGCTGGAGCGCAATGGGGAGcccggggagggggctgagggggaggtggagggcgaggacacaggagagctggcggtgcagccctgcccctcgGAGAGGGAGGTGTGGGGCAGCCTGGCGACGCTGCGGCGCTACCTGGAGTTCCGAGCCACTTCACCGGACGTCTTCCAGACCTTCTACGAGCTGGAGGATGTGCTGCACGTGGTGTCAGCCAGCGCGGCGCAAGCCCTCAGCGCGGACAGCGCTGCCAAGGAGTGA
- the LOC104299216 gene encoding tigger transposable element-derived protein 3-like isoform X2, with translation MKEDIERPVALGYTVTKPDILAEVERGEEVAAAGLYVEHRSPGPLAAPTGLSQGDWLGKEVKSEEGVSPPPGSPPSCHTGPGDILVPLGEPGCSYCGVVEPEPNLGAGNSGFTTECGHGVGHKPDLVRHRLAQGGDGSYDCGRCGRGFCEPVGLGATGSHMCRSSPCAGRSVGTAEGGTAAPRKERKELSLTEKVRVLEMLEGPKVSQSELAKRFGVSQPQICRIIKNKERILSEWHRNGDPERKRKREGKDVALEAALLRWVQGARAADLPISGSVLQLKAKHLAEALGRPSLEPSGSWLARFETHHSFAFKKPPSERGDAEQPTAEQWAGTVLPGLLRSYAPSEIYACGQTGVLLLASSPSRAESASDRLMLLLCANASGSEKVPLWVVGESPRPRCLRGINLEQMPWSYRGSSMADVTAPLFSEWLRDFNEGMRRQGRSVLLLLTKHEAHPYLQLSNVRMVFVPPATALAQPMDRGIMSDFKGHYRRRLLRWQLAERGTGQPTLLDVLHMLAQAWGDVRPALIASCFRAAGFSLNAGPEAPAPSPLSAEHRGPMDRELERNGEPGEGAEGEVEGEDTGELAVQPCPSEREVWGSLATLRRYLEFRATSPDVFQTFYELEDVLHVVSASAAQALSADSAAKE, from the exons ATGAAGGAGGACATCGAGCGTCCCGTCGCCCTGG GTTACACAGTCACCAAACCCGACATCCTGGCCGAGGTGGAGCgaggggaggaggtggcagcGGCGGGGCTCTACGTGGAGCACCGGAGCCCCGGGCCACTTGCAGCACCCACCGGCCTTTCCCAGG GGGactggctggggaaggaggtgaaGAGCGAGGAGGGGGTGTCCCCACCGCCTGGCTCCCCCCCGTCCTGCCACACTGGCCCTGGCGACATCCTCGTCCCGCTGGGGGAACCGGGCTGCAGCTACTGTGGTGTCGTCGAGCCGGAGCCAAATCTCGGGGCCGGTAACAGTGGCTTCACCACCGAGTGCGGCCACGGGGTCGGGCATAAGCCGGACCTGGTGCGGCACCGTTTGGCACAGGGCGGGGATGGCAGCTACGACTGTGGCCGGTGTGGGAGAGGCTTCTGCGAgccggtggggctgggggccacgGGCAGCCACATGTGCCGCTCATCCCCGTGTGCCGGCCGCTCCGTGGGCACGGCCGAGGGGGGTACGGCAGCGCCgcggaaggagaggaaggagctgtCCCTGACGGAGAAGGTGCGggtgctggagatgctggagggcCCCAAAGTGTCGCAGAGCGAGCTGGCCAAGCGCTTCGGGGTGTCGCAGCCCCAGATCTGCCGCATCATCAAGAACAAGGAGCGGATCCTGAGCGAGTGGCACCGCAACGGGGACCCAGAGCGCAAACGCAAGCGGGAGGGGAAGGACGTGGCcctggaggctgccctgctgcgcTGGGTGCAGGGTGCCCGTGCCGCCGACCTGCCCATCAGCGGCTCGGTTCTCCAGCTCAAGGCCAAACACCTTGCTGAGGCGCTGGGCcgtcccagcctggagcccagcggCAGCTGGCTGGCTCGCTTCGAGACGCACCACAGCTTCGCCTTCAAGAAGCCGCCTTCGGAGAGGGGGGACGCGGAGCAGCCCACGGCCGAGCAGTGGGCTGGCACGGTGCTGCCCGGCCTCCTCCGCAGCTATGCCCCCTCTGAGATCTACGCCTGCGGGCAGACGGGcgtcctgctcctggccagctcccccagcagggctgagagcgCCAGCGACCGGCTGATGCTTCTGCTGTGCGCCAACGCCAGCGGCTCAGAGAAGGTCCCGCTGTGGGTGGTGGGGGAGagcccccggccccgctgcctgcGTGGAATCAACCTGGAGCAGATGCCCTGGAGCTACCGCGGCAGCAGCATGGCCGATGTGACCGCCCCGCTCTTCTCTGAGTGGCTTCGGGACTTCAACGAGGGGATGCGGCGCCAGGGGAGGAgcgtgctgctgctcctcaccaagcACGAGGCACACCCCTACCTCCAGCTCTCCAACGTCAGGATGGTCTTTGTCCCGCCAGCCACCGCCCTGGCCCAGCCCATGGACCGTGGCATCATGAGCGACTTCAAGGGCCACTACCGGCGCCGGCTGCTGaggtggcagctggcagagcgCGGCACCGGGCAGCCGACCCTCCTGGATGTCCTGCACATGCTGGCACAAGCCTGGGGTGACGTGCGCCCGGCGCTCATCGCCAGCTGCTTCCGTGCCGCTGGCTTCAGCCTCAACGCCGGCCCCGAGGCCCCGGCACCCAGCCCGCTCAGCGCGGAGCACCGCGGGCCGATGGACCGGGAGCTGGAGCGCAATGGGGAGcccggggagggggctgagggggaggtggagggcgaggacacaggagagctggcggtgcagccctgcccctcgGAGAGGGAGGTGTGGGGCAGCCTGGCGACGCTGCGGCGCTACCTGGAGTTCCGAGCCACTTCACCGGACGTCTTCCAGACCTTCTACGAGCTGGAGGATGTGCTGCACGTGGTGTCAGCCAGCGCGGCGCAAGCCCTCAGCGCGGACAGCGCTGCCAAGGAGTGA